From Lagopus muta isolate bLagMut1 chromosome 12, bLagMut1 primary, whole genome shotgun sequence, one genomic window encodes:
- the SLC12A3 gene encoding solute carrier family 12 member 3 isoform X2 yields the protein MAELPCAEPPPRCSGRFTISTLLAAEEAAGCEGTQLSGSSLCTRTFGYNTVDVVPAYEHYANSRGVGEAGRGRPSLADLHSILKPEPGHHLRVPLPDPQRSNGLPDTEEGAGEPSSAPAPEPVRFGWVKGVMIRCMLNIWGVILYLRLPWITAQAGIGGCLQGMKAAGMGRRPWGCQQGSARCNPSSPAALTWLIILMSVTVTTITGLSISAISTNGKVKSGGTYFLISRSLGPELGGSIGLIFAFANAVAVAMHTVGFAETVRDLLQEHDSLIVDPTNDIRIIGVLTVTVLLGISLAGMEWEAKAQILFFLVILVSFINYLVGTVIPASAEKQAKGFFSYRADIFAQNFVPDWRGPEGSFFGLFSIFFPSATGILAGANISGDLKDPAVAIPKGTLMAIFWTTVSYLVLSATIGACVLRDASGSLNDSVAVGSPGCEGLGCSYGWNFTDCAQQQSCRYGLSNYYQSMSMVSGFGPLITAGIFGATLSSALACLVSAPKVFQCLCKDQLYPLIGFFGKGYGKNSEPIRGYMLTYVIAIGFILIAELNAIAPIISNFFLCSYALINFSCFHASITNSPGWRPSFRYYSKWSALFGATVSVVIMFLLTWWAALIAFGIVVFLLGYVLYKKPDVNWGSSMQASSYNLALSYSVGLSEVDEHIKNYRPQCLVLTGPPNFRPALVDFVGTFTKNLSLMICGHVLMGPRKQKVPEARQASDGHTRWLLKRKIKAFYTNVLAEDLRSGVQMLLQAAGLGKMRPNIVALGYKRDWQAAAPQSLEDYVGILHDAFDFKHGVCLLRLREGLNVSRVPQAHRRVRAPLPPQLTLHLGQQSILMGTALAAEQHPAQASTPSSRQAPSSRASRARKPSTFTGSLTMEGSHCSSPTSSAARSDGENARSGCLLVGRSTGWTRRGRRTGSAKRARASRLSSRSLSSGNCPSLCGRIVSLLSKFRLGFHEVHVLPDINQQPRPEHIRRFEELIAPFRLNDGFKDEAAVNELRQGCPWKISDEEAHRHRAKSLRQVRLNEILLDYSRDAALIAITLPIGRKGRCPSSLYMAWLETLSQDLRPPVLLIRGNQENVLTFYCQ from the exons ATGGCTGAGCTGCCATGTGCTGAGCCCCCGCCACGCTGCAGCGGCCGCTTCACCATCAGCACGCTGCTGGCTGCTGAGGAGGCGGCGGGCTGTGAGGGCACGCAGCTCTCGGGCAGCTCGCTCTGCACCAGGACCTTTGGCTACAACACGGTGGACGTGGTGCCCGCCTACGAGCACTATGCCAACAGCAGGGGTGTGGGTGAGGCCGGACGGGGGAGACCATCGCTGGCGGACCTCCACTCCAtcctcaag CCTGAACCCGGCCACCACCTCCGTGTGCCGCTGCCGGACCCCCAGCGCAGCAACGGCCTCCCCGACACCGAGGAGGGGGCTGGCGAGCCGAGCAGCGCCCCTGCGCCAGAACCTGTCCGCTTCGGGTGGGTGAAGGGTGTGATG ATCCGCTGCATGCTGAACATCTGGGGCGTGATCCTCTACCTGCGCCTGCCCTGGATCACAGCCCAGGCAGGAATCGGTGGGTGCCTGCAGGGGATGAAGGCAGCAGGCATGGGGAGGAGGCCGTggggctgccagcagggctCGGCCCGGTGCAATCCAtcctctcctgcagccctgACGTGGCTCATCATCCTGATGTCTGTGACCGTGACCACCATCACCGGCCTGTCCATCTCTGCCATTTCTACCAACGGCAAAGTGAAGTCAG GGGGCACCTACTTCCTCATTTCGAGGAGCCTGGGACCGGAGCTGGGCGGCTCCATCGGCCTCATCTTCGCCTTCGCCAACGCAGTGGCCGTGGCCATGCACACGGTGGGCTTTGCTGAAACCGTGCGGGATCTGCTGCAG GAGCACGACTCCCTGATCGTGGACCCCACCAACGACATCCGCATCATCGGGGTGCTCACTGTCACCGTGCTGCTGGGCATCTCGCTGGCTGGCATGGAGTGGGAGGCGAAG GCCCAGATCCTCTTCTTTTTGGTCATCTTGGTGTCCTTCATAAACTACCTGGTGGGGACGGTGATCCCGGCCAGTGCTGAGAAACAAGCAAAGGGCTTCTTCAGCTACAGAG CTGACATTTTTGCCCAGAACTTCGTGCCTGACTGGCGCGGACCTGAGGGCTCCTTCTTTGGTttgttctccattttcttcccatCGGCCACTGGTATTTTGGCTGGAGCCAATATCTCCGGTGACCTGAAG GACCCTGCCGTGGCCATCCCCAAGGGCACCTTGATGGCCATCTTCTGGACCACGGTGTCCTACCTGGTGCTGTCAGCTACGATAG GTGCCTGCGTGCTTCGGGACGCCTCGGGCAGCCTGAATGACAGCGTGGCGGTGGGCTCACCAGGCTGTGAGGGACTGGGCTGCAGCTACGGCTGGAACTTCACTGACTGcgcccagcagcagagctgccgATACGGCCTCAGCAACTACTATCAG AGCATGAGCATGGTGTCGGGATTCGGTCCCCTCATCACAGCTGGGATCTTTGGTGCCACCCTCTCCTCAGCGCTGGCCTGCCTCGTCTCGGCCCCCAAAGTCTTCCAG TGCCTCTGCAAGGACCAGCTCTACCCTCTCATAGGCTTCTTTGGGAAGGGCTATGGGAAGAACAGCGAGCCTATCCGTGGCTACATGCTCACCTACGTGATTGCCATTGGCTTCATCCTCATCG ccgaGCTCAATGCCATCGCCCCCATCATCTCCAacttcttcctctgctcctaTGCACTCATCAACTTCAGCTGCTTCCATGCTTCCATCACCAACTCCCCAG GCTGGCGACCCTCCTTTCGGTATTACAGCAAGTGGTCTGCGCTCTTTGGTGCCACGGTCTCAGTGGTCATCATGTTCCTGCTGACCTGGTGGGCGGCCCTCATCGCCTTCGGCATCGTTGTCTTCCTCCTGGGCTATGTCCTCTACAAGAAACCAG ATGTCAACTGGGGCTCCTCCATGCAAGCCAGCTCCTACAACCTGGCACTGAGCTACTCGGTAGGGCTCAGCGAGGTGGATGAGCACATCAAGAACTACAG GCCGCAGTGCCTCGTCCTGACCGGGCCGCCCAACTTCCGCCCAGCGCTGGTGGACTTCGTGGGCACCTTCACCAAGAACCTCAGCCTGATGATCTGCGGCCACGTGCTGATG GGCCCCCGCAAGCAGAAGGTGCCCGAGGCCCGGCAGGCATCGGATGGCCACACCAGGTGGCTCCTCAAGAGGAAGATCAAGGCCTTCTACACCAACGTGCTCGCTGAAGACCTGAGGAGCGGCGtccagatgctgctgcag GCCGCCGGCCTGGGGAAGATGAGACCCAACATTGTCGCGCTGGGCTACAAGAGGGACTGGCAGGCAGCTGCACCGCAGAGCCTGGAGGATTACGTGGGCATCCTGCA cGACGCCTTTGATTTCAAACACGGTGTGTGCCTGCTGCGGCTGCGGGAAGGGCTGAATGTTTCCCGAGTCCCACAAGCCCACA GACGTGTCCgtgctcctctccctccacagCTAACCCTGCATTTGGGGCAGCAGAGCATCCTGATGGGAACGgcactggcagcagagcagcacccgGCACAGGCATCG ACCCCGAGCAGCAGGCAAGCACCATCTTCCAGAGCCAGCAGGGCAAGAAAACCATCGACATTTACTGGCTCTTTGACGATGGAG ggctCACACTGCTCATCCCCTACCTCCTCGGCCGCAAGAAGCGATGGGGAAAATGCAAGATCCGGGTGTTTGTTGGTGGGCAGATCAACAGGATGGACGAGGAGAGGAAGGCGTACGGGCAGCGCAAAACGTGCACGGGCGTCCCGGCTCAGCAGCCGGTCGCTGAGCTCTGGGAACTGTCCCTCTCTCTGTGGCAGGATCGTGTCCCTGCTGAGCAAATTCCGCCTGGGCTTCCACGAGGTCCACGTCCTGCCTGACATCAACCAGCAGCCCCGGCCGGAGCA CATCAGGAGGTTCGAGGAGCTGATTGCACCCTTCAGGCTGAACGACGGCTTCAAGGACGAGGCAGCAGTGAACGAGCTGCGGCAGGGCTGTCCCTGGAAGATCTCCGATGAGGAGGCGCACAGGCACAGGGCCAAG TCGCTCCGACAAGTGAGGCTCAATGAGATTCTGCTGGATTACTCGCGGGACGCGGCGCTCATCGCCAT CACGCTGCCCATCGGCAGGAAGGGCCgctgccccagctccctctACATGGCCTGGCTGGAGACGCTCTCACAGGACCTGAGGCCCCCGGTCCTCCTGATCAGAGGGAACCAGGAGAACGTTCTCACCTTTTACTGCCAATAA
- the SLC12A3 gene encoding solute carrier family 12 member 3 isoform X1 translates to MAELPCAEPPPRCSGRFTISTLLAAEEAAGCEGTQLSGSSLCTRTFGYNTVDVVPAYEHYANSRGVGEAGRGRPSLADLHSILKPEPGHHLRVPLPDPQRSNGLPDTEEGAGEPSSAPAPEPVRFGWVKGVMIRCMLNIWGVILYLRLPWITAQAGIGGCLQGMKAAGMGRRPWGCQQGSARCNPSSPAALTWLIILMSVTVTTITGLSISAISTNGKVKSGGTYFLISRSLGPELGGSIGLIFAFANAVAVAMHTVGFAETVRDLLQEHDSLIVDPTNDIRIIGVLTVTVLLGISLAGMEWEAKAQILFFLVILVSFINYLVGTVIPASAEKQAKGFFSYRADIFAQNFVPDWRGPEGSFFGLFSIFFPSATGILAGANISGDLKDPAVAIPKGTLMAIFWTTVSYLVLSATIGACVLRDASGSLNDSVAVGSPGCEGLGCSYGWNFTDCAQQQSCRYGLSNYYQSMSMVSGFGPLITAGIFGATLSSALACLVSAPKVFQCLCKDQLYPLIGFFGKGYGKNSEPIRGYMLTYVIAIGFILIAELNAIAPIISNFFLCSYALINFSCFHASITNSPGWRPSFRYYSKWSALFGATVSVVIMFLLTWWAALIAFGIVVFLLGYVLYKKPDVNWGSSMQASSYNLALSYSVGLSEVDEHIKNYRPQCLVLTGPPNFRPALVDFVGTFTKNLSLMICGHVLMGPRKQKVPEARQASDGHTRWLLKRKIKAFYTNVLAEDLRSGVQMLLQAAGLGKMRPNIVALGYKRDWQAAAPQSLEDYVGILHDAFDFKHGVCLLRLREGLNVSRVPQAHRRVRAPLPPQLTLHLGQQSILMGTALAAEQHPAQASVSAHQTPSSRQAPSSRASRARKPSTFTGSLTMEGSHCSSPTSSAARSDGENARSGCLLVGRSTGWTRRGRRTGSAKRARASRLSSRSLSSGNCPSLCGRIVSLLSKFRLGFHEVHVLPDINQQPRPEHIRRFEELIAPFRLNDGFKDEAAVNELRQGCPWKISDEEAHRHRAKSLRQVRLNEILLDYSRDAALIAITLPIGRKGRCPSSLYMAWLETLSQDLRPPVLLIRGNQENVLTFYCQ, encoded by the exons ATGGCTGAGCTGCCATGTGCTGAGCCCCCGCCACGCTGCAGCGGCCGCTTCACCATCAGCACGCTGCTGGCTGCTGAGGAGGCGGCGGGCTGTGAGGGCACGCAGCTCTCGGGCAGCTCGCTCTGCACCAGGACCTTTGGCTACAACACGGTGGACGTGGTGCCCGCCTACGAGCACTATGCCAACAGCAGGGGTGTGGGTGAGGCCGGACGGGGGAGACCATCGCTGGCGGACCTCCACTCCAtcctcaag CCTGAACCCGGCCACCACCTCCGTGTGCCGCTGCCGGACCCCCAGCGCAGCAACGGCCTCCCCGACACCGAGGAGGGGGCTGGCGAGCCGAGCAGCGCCCCTGCGCCAGAACCTGTCCGCTTCGGGTGGGTGAAGGGTGTGATG ATCCGCTGCATGCTGAACATCTGGGGCGTGATCCTCTACCTGCGCCTGCCCTGGATCACAGCCCAGGCAGGAATCGGTGGGTGCCTGCAGGGGATGAAGGCAGCAGGCATGGGGAGGAGGCCGTggggctgccagcagggctCGGCCCGGTGCAATCCAtcctctcctgcagccctgACGTGGCTCATCATCCTGATGTCTGTGACCGTGACCACCATCACCGGCCTGTCCATCTCTGCCATTTCTACCAACGGCAAAGTGAAGTCAG GGGGCACCTACTTCCTCATTTCGAGGAGCCTGGGACCGGAGCTGGGCGGCTCCATCGGCCTCATCTTCGCCTTCGCCAACGCAGTGGCCGTGGCCATGCACACGGTGGGCTTTGCTGAAACCGTGCGGGATCTGCTGCAG GAGCACGACTCCCTGATCGTGGACCCCACCAACGACATCCGCATCATCGGGGTGCTCACTGTCACCGTGCTGCTGGGCATCTCGCTGGCTGGCATGGAGTGGGAGGCGAAG GCCCAGATCCTCTTCTTTTTGGTCATCTTGGTGTCCTTCATAAACTACCTGGTGGGGACGGTGATCCCGGCCAGTGCTGAGAAACAAGCAAAGGGCTTCTTCAGCTACAGAG CTGACATTTTTGCCCAGAACTTCGTGCCTGACTGGCGCGGACCTGAGGGCTCCTTCTTTGGTttgttctccattttcttcccatCGGCCACTGGTATTTTGGCTGGAGCCAATATCTCCGGTGACCTGAAG GACCCTGCCGTGGCCATCCCCAAGGGCACCTTGATGGCCATCTTCTGGACCACGGTGTCCTACCTGGTGCTGTCAGCTACGATAG GTGCCTGCGTGCTTCGGGACGCCTCGGGCAGCCTGAATGACAGCGTGGCGGTGGGCTCACCAGGCTGTGAGGGACTGGGCTGCAGCTACGGCTGGAACTTCACTGACTGcgcccagcagcagagctgccgATACGGCCTCAGCAACTACTATCAG AGCATGAGCATGGTGTCGGGATTCGGTCCCCTCATCACAGCTGGGATCTTTGGTGCCACCCTCTCCTCAGCGCTGGCCTGCCTCGTCTCGGCCCCCAAAGTCTTCCAG TGCCTCTGCAAGGACCAGCTCTACCCTCTCATAGGCTTCTTTGGGAAGGGCTATGGGAAGAACAGCGAGCCTATCCGTGGCTACATGCTCACCTACGTGATTGCCATTGGCTTCATCCTCATCG ccgaGCTCAATGCCATCGCCCCCATCATCTCCAacttcttcctctgctcctaTGCACTCATCAACTTCAGCTGCTTCCATGCTTCCATCACCAACTCCCCAG GCTGGCGACCCTCCTTTCGGTATTACAGCAAGTGGTCTGCGCTCTTTGGTGCCACGGTCTCAGTGGTCATCATGTTCCTGCTGACCTGGTGGGCGGCCCTCATCGCCTTCGGCATCGTTGTCTTCCTCCTGGGCTATGTCCTCTACAAGAAACCAG ATGTCAACTGGGGCTCCTCCATGCAAGCCAGCTCCTACAACCTGGCACTGAGCTACTCGGTAGGGCTCAGCGAGGTGGATGAGCACATCAAGAACTACAG GCCGCAGTGCCTCGTCCTGACCGGGCCGCCCAACTTCCGCCCAGCGCTGGTGGACTTCGTGGGCACCTTCACCAAGAACCTCAGCCTGATGATCTGCGGCCACGTGCTGATG GGCCCCCGCAAGCAGAAGGTGCCCGAGGCCCGGCAGGCATCGGATGGCCACACCAGGTGGCTCCTCAAGAGGAAGATCAAGGCCTTCTACACCAACGTGCTCGCTGAAGACCTGAGGAGCGGCGtccagatgctgctgcag GCCGCCGGCCTGGGGAAGATGAGACCCAACATTGTCGCGCTGGGCTACAAGAGGGACTGGCAGGCAGCTGCACCGCAGAGCCTGGAGGATTACGTGGGCATCCTGCA cGACGCCTTTGATTTCAAACACGGTGTGTGCCTGCTGCGGCTGCGGGAAGGGCTGAATGTTTCCCGAGTCCCACAAGCCCACA GACGTGTCCgtgctcctctccctccacagCTAACCCTGCATTTGGGGCAGCAGAGCATCCTGATGGGAACGgcactggcagcagagcagcacccgGCACAGGCATCGGTCAGTGCTCATCAG ACCCCGAGCAGCAGGCAAGCACCATCTTCCAGAGCCAGCAGGGCAAGAAAACCATCGACATTTACTGGCTCTTTGACGATGGAG ggctCACACTGCTCATCCCCTACCTCCTCGGCCGCAAGAAGCGATGGGGAAAATGCAAGATCCGGGTGTTTGTTGGTGGGCAGATCAACAGGATGGACGAGGAGAGGAAGGCGTACGGGCAGCGCAAAACGTGCACGGGCGTCCCGGCTCAGCAGCCGGTCGCTGAGCTCTGGGAACTGTCCCTCTCTCTGTGGCAGGATCGTGTCCCTGCTGAGCAAATTCCGCCTGGGCTTCCACGAGGTCCACGTCCTGCCTGACATCAACCAGCAGCCCCGGCCGGAGCA CATCAGGAGGTTCGAGGAGCTGATTGCACCCTTCAGGCTGAACGACGGCTTCAAGGACGAGGCAGCAGTGAACGAGCTGCGGCAGGGCTGTCCCTGGAAGATCTCCGATGAGGAGGCGCACAGGCACAGGGCCAAG TCGCTCCGACAAGTGAGGCTCAATGAGATTCTGCTGGATTACTCGCGGGACGCGGCGCTCATCGCCAT CACGCTGCCCATCGGCAGGAAGGGCCgctgccccagctccctctACATGGCCTGGCTGGAGACGCTCTCACAGGACCTGAGGCCCCCGGTCCTCCTGATCAGAGGGAACCAGGAGAACGTTCTCACCTTTTACTGCCAATAA
- the SLC12A3 gene encoding solute carrier family 12 member 3 isoform X7, which yields MAELPCAEPPPRCSGRFTISTLLAAEEAAGCEGTQLSGSSLCTRTFGYNTVDVVPAYEHYANSRGVGEAGRGRPSLADLHSILKPEPGHHLRVPLPDPQRSNGLPDTEEGAGEPSSAPAPEPVRFGWVKGVMIRCMLNIWGVILYLRLPWITAQAGIGGCLQGMKAAGMGRRPWGCQQGSARCNPSSPAALTWLIILMSVTVTTITGLSISAISTNGKVKSGGTYFLISRSLGPELGGSIGLIFAFANAVAVAMHTVGFAETVRDLLQEHDSLIVDPTNDIRIIGVLTVTVLLGISLAGMEWEAKAQILFFLVILVSFINYLVGTVIPASAEKQAKGFFSYRADIFAQNFVPDWRGPEGSFFGLFSIFFPSATGILAGANISGDLKDPAVAIPKGTLMAIFWTTVSYLVLSATIGACVLRDASGSLNDSVAVGSPGCEGLGCSYGWNFTDCAQQQSCRYGLSNYYQSMSMVSGFGPLITAGIFGATLSSALACLVSAPKVFQCLCKDQLYPLIGFFGKGYGKNSEPIRGYMLTYVIAIGFILIAELNAIAPIISNFFLCSYALINFSCFHASITNSPGWRPSFRYYSKWSALFGATVSVVIMFLLTWWAALIAFGIVVFLLGYVLYKKPDVNWGSSMQASSYNLALSYSVGLSEVDEHIKNYRPQCLVLTGPPNFRPALVDFVGTFTKNLSLMICGHVLMGPRKQKVPEARQASDGHTRWLLKRKIKAFYTNVLAEDLRSGVQMLLQAAGLGKMRPNIVALGYKRDWQAAAPQSLEDYVGILHDAFDFKHGVCLLRLREGLNVSRVPQAHTNPAFGAAEHPDGNGTGSRAAPGTGIDPEQQASTIFQSQQGKKTIDIYWLFDDGGLTLLIPYLLGRKKRWGKCKIRVFVGGQINRMDEERKAIVSLLSKFRLGFHEVHVLPDINQQPRPEHIRRFEELIAPFRLNDGFKDEAAVNELRQGCPWKISDEEAHRHRAKSLRQVRLNEILLDYSRDAALIAITLPIGRKGRCPSSLYMAWLETLSQDLRPPVLLIRGNQENVLTFYCQ from the exons ATGGCTGAGCTGCCATGTGCTGAGCCCCCGCCACGCTGCAGCGGCCGCTTCACCATCAGCACGCTGCTGGCTGCTGAGGAGGCGGCGGGCTGTGAGGGCACGCAGCTCTCGGGCAGCTCGCTCTGCACCAGGACCTTTGGCTACAACACGGTGGACGTGGTGCCCGCCTACGAGCACTATGCCAACAGCAGGGGTGTGGGTGAGGCCGGACGGGGGAGACCATCGCTGGCGGACCTCCACTCCAtcctcaag CCTGAACCCGGCCACCACCTCCGTGTGCCGCTGCCGGACCCCCAGCGCAGCAACGGCCTCCCCGACACCGAGGAGGGGGCTGGCGAGCCGAGCAGCGCCCCTGCGCCAGAACCTGTCCGCTTCGGGTGGGTGAAGGGTGTGATG ATCCGCTGCATGCTGAACATCTGGGGCGTGATCCTCTACCTGCGCCTGCCCTGGATCACAGCCCAGGCAGGAATCGGTGGGTGCCTGCAGGGGATGAAGGCAGCAGGCATGGGGAGGAGGCCGTggggctgccagcagggctCGGCCCGGTGCAATCCAtcctctcctgcagccctgACGTGGCTCATCATCCTGATGTCTGTGACCGTGACCACCATCACCGGCCTGTCCATCTCTGCCATTTCTACCAACGGCAAAGTGAAGTCAG GGGGCACCTACTTCCTCATTTCGAGGAGCCTGGGACCGGAGCTGGGCGGCTCCATCGGCCTCATCTTCGCCTTCGCCAACGCAGTGGCCGTGGCCATGCACACGGTGGGCTTTGCTGAAACCGTGCGGGATCTGCTGCAG GAGCACGACTCCCTGATCGTGGACCCCACCAACGACATCCGCATCATCGGGGTGCTCACTGTCACCGTGCTGCTGGGCATCTCGCTGGCTGGCATGGAGTGGGAGGCGAAG GCCCAGATCCTCTTCTTTTTGGTCATCTTGGTGTCCTTCATAAACTACCTGGTGGGGACGGTGATCCCGGCCAGTGCTGAGAAACAAGCAAAGGGCTTCTTCAGCTACAGAG CTGACATTTTTGCCCAGAACTTCGTGCCTGACTGGCGCGGACCTGAGGGCTCCTTCTTTGGTttgttctccattttcttcccatCGGCCACTGGTATTTTGGCTGGAGCCAATATCTCCGGTGACCTGAAG GACCCTGCCGTGGCCATCCCCAAGGGCACCTTGATGGCCATCTTCTGGACCACGGTGTCCTACCTGGTGCTGTCAGCTACGATAG GTGCCTGCGTGCTTCGGGACGCCTCGGGCAGCCTGAATGACAGCGTGGCGGTGGGCTCACCAGGCTGTGAGGGACTGGGCTGCAGCTACGGCTGGAACTTCACTGACTGcgcccagcagcagagctgccgATACGGCCTCAGCAACTACTATCAG AGCATGAGCATGGTGTCGGGATTCGGTCCCCTCATCACAGCTGGGATCTTTGGTGCCACCCTCTCCTCAGCGCTGGCCTGCCTCGTCTCGGCCCCCAAAGTCTTCCAG TGCCTCTGCAAGGACCAGCTCTACCCTCTCATAGGCTTCTTTGGGAAGGGCTATGGGAAGAACAGCGAGCCTATCCGTGGCTACATGCTCACCTACGTGATTGCCATTGGCTTCATCCTCATCG ccgaGCTCAATGCCATCGCCCCCATCATCTCCAacttcttcctctgctcctaTGCACTCATCAACTTCAGCTGCTTCCATGCTTCCATCACCAACTCCCCAG GCTGGCGACCCTCCTTTCGGTATTACAGCAAGTGGTCTGCGCTCTTTGGTGCCACGGTCTCAGTGGTCATCATGTTCCTGCTGACCTGGTGGGCGGCCCTCATCGCCTTCGGCATCGTTGTCTTCCTCCTGGGCTATGTCCTCTACAAGAAACCAG ATGTCAACTGGGGCTCCTCCATGCAAGCCAGCTCCTACAACCTGGCACTGAGCTACTCGGTAGGGCTCAGCGAGGTGGATGAGCACATCAAGAACTACAG GCCGCAGTGCCTCGTCCTGACCGGGCCGCCCAACTTCCGCCCAGCGCTGGTGGACTTCGTGGGCACCTTCACCAAGAACCTCAGCCTGATGATCTGCGGCCACGTGCTGATG GGCCCCCGCAAGCAGAAGGTGCCCGAGGCCCGGCAGGCATCGGATGGCCACACCAGGTGGCTCCTCAAGAGGAAGATCAAGGCCTTCTACACCAACGTGCTCGCTGAAGACCTGAGGAGCGGCGtccagatgctgctgcag GCCGCCGGCCTGGGGAAGATGAGACCCAACATTGTCGCGCTGGGCTACAAGAGGGACTGGCAGGCAGCTGCACCGCAGAGCCTGGAGGATTACGTGGGCATCCTGCA cGACGCCTTTGATTTCAAACACGGTGTGTGCCTGCTGCGGCTGCGGGAAGGGCTGAATGTTTCCCGAGTCCCACAAGCCCACA CTAACCCTGCATTTGGGGCAGCAGAGCATCCTGATGGGAACGgcactggcagcagagcagcacccgGCACAGGCATCG ACCCCGAGCAGCAGGCAAGCACCATCTTCCAGAGCCAGCAGGGCAAGAAAACCATCGACATTTACTGGCTCTTTGACGATGGAG ggctCACACTGCTCATCCCCTACCTCCTCGGCCGCAAGAAGCGATGGGGAAAATGCAAGATCCGGGTGTTTGTTGGTGGGCAGATCAACAGGATGGACGAGGAGAGGAAGGC GATCGTGTCCCTGCTGAGCAAATTCCGCCTGGGCTTCCACGAGGTCCACGTCCTGCCTGACATCAACCAGCAGCCCCGGCCGGAGCA CATCAGGAGGTTCGAGGAGCTGATTGCACCCTTCAGGCTGAACGACGGCTTCAAGGACGAGGCAGCAGTGAACGAGCTGCGGCAGGGCTGTCCCTGGAAGATCTCCGATGAGGAGGCGCACAGGCACAGGGCCAAG TCGCTCCGACAAGTGAGGCTCAATGAGATTCTGCTGGATTACTCGCGGGACGCGGCGCTCATCGCCAT CACGCTGCCCATCGGCAGGAAGGGCCgctgccccagctccctctACATGGCCTGGCTGGAGACGCTCTCACAGGACCTGAGGCCCCCGGTCCTCCTGATCAGAGGGAACCAGGAGAACGTTCTCACCTTTTACTGCCAATAA